The genomic region GGATGGGGAGGATGATCCCCGCCGCGGAGATCCGGCCGTGGCGGATCACCGCCGCCCCGTCGTGCACGGGAGAGCTTCTCGCGAAAATCGAGGCGGCCAGTTCGTGGGAGAAGAGCCCGTCGATCTTTTTGCCGAGCTCGACGAGTTCTTCGAGTCCCATCTCGCGCTCCAGGAGCAGGATCGCGCCGATCCGATCCCGCGAGAGCAGGAAGGCGCTTCGTGCGACCCGATCGATCACGTCCGTGTCGGGGAAGTTCTTCCTCCCCCCGATCAGGGGCGACTGCCCGATCTTTGCGAGCCCGCGGCGGATCTCGCTGTGAAAGACGACCACGAGGAGCACGAGAAGGTTTTCGAGGAAGTTCCCGACCAGCCATTGGAAGGTGACCATCCCCGCCTTCCTGGCGACGACGTACATCCCCATCAGGATCAGCAGGCCGAAAAGGATCTGTACGGCCCGCGTTCCCCGGATGAAGAGAAGGACCCAGTAGACGATGAAGGCGACCAGGAGGATGTCGAGGACGTCGATCACCCCGATGGAGAGGAGACCCCCTACCATGCCTCCTCCCCCCGGATCGCGTACGCCACCTCGACCACTTCCCGCATCTCCTTCACGTCGTGTACGCGCACCACGTGGGCGCCGCGCAGCACCGCCGCCGTGACGGCCGCCGCGGTGCCGAACGCCCTCTCCGCCGCCGGCGCTCCGGTCAGGGTCCCGATGAACGATTTGCGCGACGGGCCGAAGACGATCGGCCGCCCGAGGATCCGCAGCCGGCCGAGGTGCCGGTGCAGCGCGAGGTTGTCGCACAGGCGCTTGCCGAAACCGATCCCGGGGTCGACGAGGATCCGTTCCGGTTCGATCCCGGCGCTTTCCGCCGCCTCGATCCGCCCGGTCAGGTCGGCCAGCACTTCATCGATCACCGCGTCGTAGTGCGGCGCCGCCTGCATCGTCGCCGGCGCCCCCCGGCGGTGCATCAGCACCACGGCCGCCCCGGACGCCCGGACCGCCGCGGCCATCTCCGGGTCGTCGGCAAGGGCGCTGGTGTCGTTCACGATCCCGGCTCCCGCGGCGACCGCCGCGTTCGCCACGGCCGCCTTGGTCGTGTCGACGGAGACCACCGCCTTCGTCTTCGCGGCCAGCCCCCGGATGACGGGGATCACCCGGCGCATCTCCTCGTCCGCCGGAACGGGCATCGACCCGGGACGGGTCGACTCTCCCCCCACGTCGAGGATCCAGGCCCCCTCCGCCGCCATCTGCAATCCCCGGGCGACCGCCTCTTCGACGGACCGGTACGCGCCTCCGTCGGAGAAGGAGTCGGGCGTCACGTTCAGGATCCCCATGACGAGGGGGGCGCCGGACAGGTCGAGAACCCCTCCCGGGATCGGAACGCGGAACGCTGTCGTGAAATGCGGCGCGATGGCGGTTAGGCCGGCGCCCCTGCCGGCGCGGGGGCGTCCGCGGGGCCTTCCGGCAGATTTCCTCCCCCGATGATCCGCTGGATCTCGGCCCCGTCGACCACCTCCTTCTCGAGCAGCGTCTTCGCCACCC from Deltaproteobacteria bacterium CG2_30_66_27 harbors:
- a CDS encoding TIGR00159 family protein is translated as MVGGLLSIGVIDVLDILLVAFIVYWVLLFIRGTRAVQILFGLLILMGMYVVARKAGMVTFQWLVGNFLENLLVLLVVVFHSEIRRGLAKIGQSPLIGGRKNFPDTDVIDRVARSAFLLSRDRIGAILLLEREMGLEELVELGKKIDGLFSHELAASIFARSSPVHDGAAVIRHGRISAAGIILPIPAESLHTRGMGTRHRAAFGVTSDTDAVAVVVSEETGNVTVFSNRSANRVDTSRQLRDTLELLFQKEAPLRERV
- a CDS encoding dihydropteroate synthase gives rise to the protein MGILNVTPDSFSDGGAYRSVEEAVARGLQMAAEGAWILDVGGESTRPGSMPVPADEEMRRVIPVIRGLAAKTKAVVSVDTTKAAVANAAVAAGAGIVNDTSALADDPEMAAAVRASGAAVVLMHRRGAPATMQAAPHYDAVIDEVLADLTGRIEAAESAGIEPERILVDPGIGFGKRLCDNLALHRHLGRLRILGRPIVFGPSRKSFIGTLTGAPAAERAFGTAAAVTAAVLRGAHVVRVHDVKEMREVVEVAYAIRGEEAW